The segment TTAGAATCGCACATTCTCgtgtttttttctttcggTGATACAGAGGTGTTCATGTCTGGCCCAAGAACGACCGACCTGACCTGCCAGATATATCAACCAATGTCTACACCACTAAAATTCAACTAAAATATAACCTTAATACCAGAAATACCAGAAATACTTGTTCCTCCTCCTCTGATGAGGATATTTCAATGGAAACCGAAATAAACGAAACTACTGCTGAATCCAACTAGGATAACTTTACCAAACTTCGAATGTCCACCATCAATGATACGGGCTGACTTGGAATCTTCATCACTCATGTCTACCGACGAGAAAACTAATTCATCTATAGAAAGAACTCCAGAAGGAGTTCTGGTAGAGTTGACTTATCAAGGAATTCCCCAACCATTTGATTCAGAATATAATTCAATTTGCAGATATAAAACTAAACGTGTAAAAATTACTACGAAGAAACAAACGCGATTTCGCGAAGTAGAAATATATGATACATCACGTCCAAATGTTATATCAATTAGGTGACAATTTGCTCGAAGTTAAAAGTGccaaacaaagaaagacGGTGTTTGGTACGAATGCAGTAGCAAGCACAAATAGACTTCCAACCGTGTtacgaaaaaaaactataatGCACAAACCGATTAAAATTTTAGTAATCAGTATTAATATAGTAATAAGAACTTTTTCGCGGCAATGATAAAACTTTAAAAACCTTTCTTGACTAACAATAGATCTGAAAAAAGGTCATCGCAGTCATGTATGAAAGGAATAGTTAGAACTCGTCGTAACCAGTAGTCAATAGCCGACTATTACTTCAGAGTTTAACCTTTATACACACTCTACCAATGCATTATTGCTGCGGACCGAGCTGAGTTGCGTGGATGAAGTTGTTTAACTAAAATACTAACCGACCCTTCAAGGCATCTAATTTAGTAGAATATCACTCGGAAAAGAGGACAATAAGTTTTGTGCGTGTAGCAGGATGGTTACACCCTGAGTTTTTTTGATCTGTGACGAACAATggaaatgataataaataatagaaGGCGTTCTAGTTATTTCGATCTGCTAAATTGCACACGCTCtaacataaaaaaagagtatCGAACTCTACACTTAAAAATTGTCACTACGAGATGCTTGTGCTTCTTTAATGTATGGCCTTAGTACAGGCCACctggatttttttgaagatagAAGGTGGTAGAATCTGCCGCTAAAAAAGCGTTCACAATCAGTCCcgtcaaagaaaaactctTCGTTCTTCCagactttcttttcaaacaaGTATctattcattttctttgcaatTTCTTCCCAACCATTAGCACCAGCCTTCTGCTCATTTATAATCGTTGACAAAAATTGCATTTTGTGTTCCATGCCCATCAGCGAAACCCTTAGATTTGGGAAACCTTCTACCATCATGAAAAACATCCACCCGAGATACAAGGTGCGTAATAGTCGGAACATTCTCAGTGACCAATATATagataacaaaaaaataaggaatGGttttaataaagaaatattgaaaatccTCTTTAAAAACCAAGTAAGCTTAAACCGATGAGTTTCCTTGGGAAGCTGAGCGTTTTCCAGGTTAACGGGGCTCCATGATTTCTCACTATTAAACAACTTCCACCGTTTGTCAACTTCCGCAAAATAAGTCTGCACGGCCTCTTCGATGTAAGGAACGGATTCCTTGAATGACTTAATCCTTGCagcttcatctttttgcaaaaagaaCGGTTCAAGAATGTTTCTTCTGAATGATTCTTGGCAGTCCCAGacatcaaaaaagaagtgcCTGGTATTCCAAGCTTTGCTCTCATACAAATACGAATTGAAATTTGCTGCAACACTTTTCCAATCATCAGTGTTCATACTTGGCGCATTCTTGGTAattattttggaaaattcgGTAAGTTGTTTTGATAAGGCACGGTCATGAGATAGCGATTGAGTAAGAAGTGGAAAAAATAGCCCTAGcaacagaaaaattgaagttaAAAATGGATAAACCCAATCGGTGGACATTTTCCACCAAACACTAAGTGGCAACCATAATAGCAGCCAGATACGAAATGCTAAGGACTTATAGATCTCATACGAGTACCAGGTGAAtttatttctaaaaataTCTTGAGGTAGGACAGTCTCCTGGGATTCGAGATGTTTGGGAGATGATAACCCCATGCTCTTCTCGTCTTCAATATTAGTATCTTTCATTTTGGCGATGAGATGGCAGTTTGAGGTACCTGTCATTTAGAGTTGCAACTTCTGGCAGCTGGATTTATATatagtttgaaaaaaaaaagccgCCAAGCGGGCGCGCGTTATGCAACTGCTGATGACTTATTTAATCATATGATTGAAAAAGGACAAAAACGTAACAAGGTAATTTCTAATTATCAACTGGTTCACTTAATATGTATAATGAAGTTTCTTGCAATTATGAACATGCGTGCTTGCGGGTTTGCGGTAACCTTTGATTTACATGTAAGGTGCAAACAACGAAGCAACTGCTTCTACGGCAGCTGTTATATGGCCCGGAACCTATAATTTAGCACAGACTGCCTGTTGCAAAGCAATGCAAGTGTTTagtagaaaaaagaagtataTCGTTCCATTTGCTCACATAGGGAAGAGActattcttttgatatAATTGAAAGCAAAGTTCATAAAATCGATTAGTCTTCCAGCTATCAATTCCCCTTTTTTACACGGACTGGCACTATGAAACGAAGTGATGTAAAGTCCAGAGACACGGATCTTCTGAGACCATGGCCTCCGTGTAATTGTAGTCCATACCTGTTAAAAGAATCCGAAAAAACAATCTGGAGTTGTAGTATCTTTTATCTAACAGTAATATTGTTTTACACTCCAGGGCTCAAAGGCTGCAACACATAGGGCTAGAGCCGTGTATATACCTTTTTGACGCCCATGtctttttgaagttttggCTGCGACACAGATATGTTTCGGGTGCAAATACATAATCTCAAAGCACGTTAATTGATGACTGTCTTAttatgttgataattagtggTTTAGTAaattgtaataattaagaataagtcgttcttGCTTAATtcatataagagaggtatataaaacacagACTCgttggttatattaaacccaaaggttcagacataaatcagagtgttaatgataagaatttagtgataactcatcttcttatttactaagttctggtcAATTAATAGAACTTTATGCTATTAATGCAGTATTTCTAATATTAGAAATtgcctactccaatttatacgaataaaGGTATAGTTGTAACCACatattccaacatattATAGTATGAAACTACCTCATAGCGATCATACGAATATCATGGTG is part of the Saccharomyces mikatae IFO 1815 strain IFO1815 genome assembly, chromosome: 16 genome and harbors:
- the SMKI16G3430 gene encoding uncharacterized protein (COS family) → MKDTNIEDEKSMGLSSPKHLESQETVLPQDIFRNKFTWYSYEIYKSLAFRIWLLLWLPLSVWWKMSTDWVYPFLTSIFLLLGLFFPLLTQSLSHDRALSKQLTEFSKIITKNAPSMNTDDWKSVAANFNSYLYESKAWNTRHFFFDVWDCQESFRRNILEPFFLQKDEAARIKSFKESVPYIEEAVQTYFAEVDKRWKLFNSEKSWSPVNLENAQLPKETHRFKLTWFLKRIFNISLLKPFLIFLLSIYWSLRMFRLLRTLYLGWMFFMMVEGFPNLRVSLMGMEHKMQFLSTIINEQKAGANGWEEIAKKMNRYLFEKKVWKNEEFFFDGTDCERFFSGRFYHLLSSKKSRWPVLRPYIKEAQASRSDNF